The following are encoded in a window of Kitasatospora fiedleri genomic DNA:
- a CDS encoding response regulator, whose protein sequence is MTAVDGLPPTGAEPGSEQREFAEELRALCRGLDAPAVDGVAARCGLGPDALADFLAAVRIPPWEFVEALLDTRVAARADVPAPECARERLRRSRMAALRVARPIGRAVCQLEGQLHAAEREMQEADEEAEQAERALSRDRRALLGTPPAHPGHSDDPGRAALGERVALLAERAERAREQSARAAARHALLRRQLALVERQQGTTAAPPGPAGGSPTDGGSHSRSDGDGPPPKILLVDDRRENLVVLEALLGPHGHQLVSATSGPDALRALMEPDGYAAILLDVQMPGMDGYETAAHIRSRARTRDIPIVFVTAIGSGPDHAMRAYAAGGADFIPKPVDPWAVRAKVASFVELHRARRTTG, encoded by the coding sequence GTGACGGCCGTGGACGGCCTCCCGCCGACGGGTGCCGAACCGGGTTCGGAGCAGCGGGAGTTCGCCGAGGAGCTGCGGGCGCTCTGCCGCGGCCTGGACGCCCCGGCGGTGGACGGTGTGGCCGCCCGCTGCGGACTGGGTCCGGACGCGCTCGCCGATTTCCTCGCGGCCGTGCGGATTCCGCCGTGGGAGTTCGTCGAGGCGCTGCTCGACACCCGGGTCGCCGCCCGCGCCGACGTCCCCGCGCCGGAGTGCGCCCGGGAGCGGCTGCGCCGGTCGCGGATGGCCGCGCTGCGGGTCGCCCGGCCGATCGGCCGGGCCGTCTGCCAGCTCGAAGGTCAACTGCACGCCGCCGAACGGGAGATGCAGGAGGCGGACGAGGAGGCCGAGCAGGCCGAACGCGCGCTGTCCCGCGACCGCCGGGCCCTCCTCGGGACACCGCCCGCGCACCCCGGACACTCCGACGACCCCGGACGCGCCGCCCTCGGCGAACGCGTCGCGCTGCTCGCCGAGCGGGCCGAGCGGGCCCGCGAACAGTCCGCCCGGGCCGCGGCCCGCCACGCCCTGCTGCGCCGCCAACTCGCCCTGGTGGAACGCCAGCAGGGCACCACGGCCGCCCCGCCCGGACCCGCCGGCGGCTCCCCGACGGACGGCGGCAGCCACAGCCGCAGCGACGGGGACGGACCGCCGCCGAAGATCCTGCTGGTGGACGACCGCCGCGAGAACCTGGTCGTCCTGGAGGCCCTGCTCGGCCCGCACGGCCACCAGTTGGTCTCCGCGACCTCCGGCCCCGACGCGCTGCGCGCGCTGATGGAGCCGGACGGCTACGCCGCGATCCTGCTGGACGTGCAGATGCCCGGCATGGACGGCTACGAGACCGCCGCGCACATCCGGAGCCGGGCCCGCACCCGCGACATCCCGATCGTCTTCGTCACCGCCATCGGCAGCGGCCCCGACCACGCGATGCGCGCCTACGCCGCGGGCGGCGCCGACTTCATCCCCAAGCCGGTCGACCCCTGGGCGGTACGGGCGAAGGTCGCCTCCTTCGTCGAACTGCACCGCGCCCGCCGCACCACCGGCTGA
- a CDS encoding CbtB domain-containing protein, with protein sequence MAHPIAPAATPAITPLSVKAIAPWAVFFGILLLTLLYFVGAEQGATSLVSGESVHEWVHDGRHLLGFPCH encoded by the coding sequence ATGGCTCACCCCATAGCGCCCGCCGCCACGCCGGCCATCACCCCCCTCTCCGTCAAGGCGATCGCGCCCTGGGCGGTCTTCTTCGGCATCCTGCTGCTCACCCTGCTCTACTTCGTCGGCGCCGAGCAGGGCGCCACCTCGCTCGTCTCCGGCGAGAGCGTGCACGAGTGGGTGCACGACGGCCGGCACCTGCTCGGCTTCCCCTGCCACTGA
- the metE gene encoding 5-methyltetrahydropteroyltriglutamate--homocysteine S-methyltransferase: MTAKSVAAATVHGYPRQGGNRELKKAIEGYWRGTVTADALHSTAAELRCANWRQLAGAGITEVPTGDFSLYDHVLDTTVAVGAVPPRHRAAYEADPLDGYFAMARGTQQVAPLEMTKWFDTNYHYLVPELGPDTAFAAHSAKQVGELREALGQGYRARPVLLGPVTYLLLAKPAPGVAADFEPLTLLDRLLPVYAELLADLRAAGAGWVQLDEPALVQDRTPAELNAAARAYRELGALTDRPRLLVASYFDRLGEALITLAKAPVDGLALDFTGPAAGNLSDLAAVGGLPGKRLVAGVVDGRNVWINDLETSLATLATLLGLADTVDVAPSCSLLHVPLDTAAERDLDPQIGRWLAFARQKAAETALLARALREGTAAVTAQLAANRADLASRAASPITRDPAVRARAAAVTEADTRRDAPYAVRAAAQKARLGLPLLPTTTIGSFPQTAELRSARAELNAGRIDAADYRKRMEAEVREVVGYQERAGLDVLVHGEPERNDMVQYFAEQLTGYLATRHGWVQSYGTRYVRPPVLAGDISRPHPMTVDWYRFAQDLTDRPVKGMLTGPVTMLAWSFVRDDQPLADTARQVALALRDEVADLEAAGAAVIQVDEPALRETLPLRRAGWPAYLDWATDAFRLTTSGVRADTQVHTHMCYAEFGDILRAIEELDADVISLEAARSHMQVAHELAEAGYLAEVGPGVWDIHSPRVPSSEEALALLRAGLAAIPAERLWVNPDCGLKTRGWTETRASIDSLVTAARTLRAELAD, encoded by the coding sequence TTGACTGCGAAGTCCGTAGCCGCGGCAACCGTTCACGGATACCCCCGCCAGGGCGGGAACCGGGAACTGAAGAAGGCGATCGAGGGCTACTGGCGGGGCACCGTCACCGCCGACGCGCTGCACTCCACCGCCGCCGAACTGCGCTGCGCCAACTGGCGGCAGCTGGCCGGCGCCGGCATCACCGAAGTCCCCACCGGGGACTTCTCGTTGTACGACCACGTGCTGGACACCACGGTCGCCGTCGGCGCGGTCCCGCCCCGGCACCGGGCCGCGTACGAGGCCGACCCGCTGGACGGCTACTTCGCGATGGCGCGCGGCACCCAGCAGGTGGCGCCGCTGGAGATGACCAAGTGGTTCGACACCAACTACCACTACCTGGTGCCGGAGTTGGGCCCGGACACCGCGTTCGCCGCGCACTCCGCCAAGCAGGTCGGCGAACTGCGCGAGGCACTCGGCCAGGGCTACCGGGCCCGCCCGGTACTGCTCGGCCCGGTCACCTACCTGCTGCTCGCCAAGCCCGCGCCCGGCGTGGCCGCCGACTTCGAACCGCTCACCCTGCTGGACCGGCTGCTGCCGGTGTACGCGGAGCTGCTGGCCGACCTGCGGGCGGCCGGCGCCGGGTGGGTGCAGCTCGACGAGCCCGCGCTGGTGCAGGACCGCACCCCGGCCGAGCTGAACGCCGCCGCCCGCGCCTACCGTGAGCTGGGCGCGCTCACCGACCGCCCCAGGCTGCTGGTCGCCTCCTACTTCGACCGGCTCGGCGAGGCGCTGATCACCCTGGCCAAGGCCCCCGTCGACGGCCTGGCGCTGGACTTCACCGGCCCGGCGGCGGGCAACCTGAGCGACCTGGCGGCCGTCGGCGGCCTGCCCGGCAAGCGGCTGGTCGCGGGCGTGGTCGACGGCCGCAACGTGTGGATCAACGACCTGGAGACGTCCCTCGCCACCCTGGCGACCCTGCTCGGCCTGGCCGACACGGTGGACGTCGCCCCCTCCTGCTCGCTGCTGCACGTCCCGCTGGACACCGCCGCCGAACGCGACCTCGACCCGCAGATCGGCCGCTGGCTGGCCTTCGCCCGGCAGAAGGCCGCCGAGACCGCCCTGCTGGCCCGCGCCCTGCGCGAGGGCACCGCCGCCGTCACCGCCCAACTGGCCGCCAACCGGGCCGACCTGGCCTCCCGCGCGGCCTCCCCGATCACCCGCGACCCGGCGGTCCGGGCCCGGGCCGCCGCCGTCACCGAGGCCGACACCCGCCGCGACGCCCCGTACGCCGTCCGCGCCGCGGCGCAGAAGGCCCGGCTCGGACTGCCGCTGCTGCCCACCACCACCATCGGCTCCTTCCCGCAGACCGCCGAACTGCGCTCCGCCCGAGCCGAGTTGAACGCCGGACGGATCGACGCGGCGGACTACCGCAAGCGGATGGAGGCCGAGGTCCGCGAGGTGGTCGGCTACCAGGAGCGGGCGGGCCTGGACGTGCTGGTGCACGGCGAGCCCGAGCGCAACGACATGGTGCAGTACTTCGCCGAGCAGCTCACCGGCTACCTGGCCACCCGGCACGGCTGGGTGCAGTCCTACGGCACCCGGTACGTGCGTCCGCCGGTGCTGGCGGGCGACATCTCCCGTCCGCACCCGATGACGGTCGACTGGTACCGCTTCGCGCAGGACCTCACCGACCGCCCGGTCAAGGGCATGCTGACCGGCCCGGTCACCATGCTGGCCTGGTCGTTCGTCCGCGACGACCAGCCGCTGGCCGACACCGCCCGGCAGGTCGCCCTCGCCCTGCGCGACGAGGTGGCGGACCTGGAGGCGGCGGGCGCCGCCGTGATCCAGGTCGACGAACCCGCGCTGCGCGAGACGCTCCCGCTGCGGCGCGCCGGCTGGCCCGCGTACCTGGACTGGGCCACCGACGCGTTCCGGCTCACCACCTCCGGGGTCCGCGCCGACACCCAGGTCCACACCCACATGTGCTACGCCGAGTTCGGTGACATCCTGCGCGCCATCGAGGAGTTGGACGCGGACGTGATCTCGCTGGAGGCCGCCCGCTCGCACATGCAGGTGGCGCACGAGCTCGCCGAGGCGGGCTACCTCGCCGAGGTCGGCCCGGGCGTGTGGGACATCCACTCCCCGCGCGTCCCCTCCTCCGAGGAGGCGCTGGCACTGCTGCGGGCCGGGCTGGCCGCGATCCCCGCCGAACGCCTCTGGGTCAACCCGGACTGCGGCCTGAAGACCCGCGGCTGGACCGAGACCCGGGCCTCGATCGACAGCCTGGTCACCGCCGCCCGCACCCTGCGGGCAGAACTGGCCGACTGA
- the cobF gene encoding precorrin-6A synthase (deacetylating), giving the protein MRTLLVIGIGAGDPDHLTLEAVKAIGRTDVFLLLDKPEERQDLMRLRRDMIAEHGRAGHRVVELVDPARDRSAAGYAEAVEEWRERRADLVERAVAEELPDGGTGALLVWGDPSLYDSVTAVLDRVLARGRTGFGYTVVPGVSSVSVLAARHRTTLTRTARPVRITTGRRLAAEGFGPGAEDAVVMLDGQAAFTAIDPAGVHIHYGAYLGTEDEILVSGPLAEQADRIAGLRAEARARKGWIMDSYLLRRTDG; this is encoded by the coding sequence ATGCGTACTCTTCTCGTCATCGGCATCGGCGCGGGCGACCCCGACCACCTCACCCTGGAGGCGGTCAAGGCGATCGGCCGCACCGACGTGTTCCTGCTGCTCGACAAGCCGGAGGAGCGGCAGGACCTGATGCGGCTGCGGCGGGACATGATCGCCGAGCACGGCCGGGCCGGGCACCGGGTGGTCGAGCTGGTGGACCCGGCGCGGGACCGGTCGGCGGCCGGGTACGCGGAGGCGGTCGAGGAGTGGCGGGAGCGGCGGGCCGACCTGGTGGAGCGGGCCGTGGCCGAGGAGCTCCCGGACGGCGGGACGGGCGCGCTGCTGGTGTGGGGCGACCCGTCGCTGTACGACAGCGTGACCGCCGTGCTGGACCGGGTCCTGGCGCGCGGGCGGACCGGGTTCGGGTACACGGTGGTGCCCGGCGTCAGCAGCGTCTCGGTGCTGGCGGCCCGCCACCGCACCACGCTGACCCGCACCGCGCGGCCGGTGCGGATCACCACCGGGCGGCGGCTGGCCGCCGAGGGCTTCGGGCCGGGCGCCGAGGACGCGGTGGTGATGCTGGACGGGCAGGCCGCGTTCACCGCCATCGACCCGGCGGGCGTGCACATCCACTACGGGGCGTACCTGGGCACCGAGGACGAGATCCTGGTCTCCGGCCCGCTGGCCGAACAGGCCGACCGGATCGCCGGGTTGCGGGCCGAGGCCCGGGCCCGCAAGGGCTGGATCATGGACAGCTACCTGCTGCGCCGTACCGACGGCTGA
- a CDS encoding FAD-binding oxidoreductase, with protein sequence MVIDLRALNTVRVDPDGSAEVGAGARLIEVYAGLAAAGRLLPGGSCPTVGIGGLTLGGGIGVLARRYGLTCDRLTAAEVVTADSCVLTADAEHEPDLHWGLRGGGGGNFGVVTRFTFDTPPAPGLTVFVLPFPAGSVPQVLGAWQQWVADAPPELWASCQISGGNPPTCKVVGCWVGEPDGANRQIDRLVRAAGTRPTGRTVAAKDYLGAMKFMAGCANDTVAQCHPTWEGGRLTRTGFVATSRMLGPGPVDPARLTELMTGRTGVDLLLDSLGGAVAEPAPDATAFPHRDSLASAQVYAGATPATEDRVRATVDEIRDGLARLGAPGAYVNYIDATLPDWGRAYYGANLPRLQRTARRYDPDGVFAFPQSVTAA encoded by the coding sequence CTGGTGATCGACCTGCGCGCGCTGAACACCGTCCGGGTCGACCCCGACGGCAGCGCCGAGGTCGGCGCGGGCGCCCGGCTGATCGAGGTCTACGCGGGCCTGGCCGCCGCCGGCCGACTGCTGCCCGGCGGGTCCTGCCCCACCGTGGGCATCGGCGGCCTCACCCTGGGCGGCGGCATCGGCGTGCTGGCCCGCAGGTACGGCCTGACCTGCGACCGGCTCACCGCCGCCGAGGTCGTCACCGCCGACTCCTGCGTGCTGACCGCCGACGCCGAGCACGAACCCGACCTGCACTGGGGGCTGCGCGGCGGCGGGGGCGGGAACTTCGGCGTGGTCACCCGGTTCACCTTCGACACCCCGCCCGCGCCCGGCCTGACCGTCTTCGTCCTGCCCTTCCCGGCCGGCTCCGTCCCGCAGGTGCTCGGCGCCTGGCAGCAGTGGGTCGCCGACGCGCCGCCCGAACTCTGGGCCAGCTGCCAGATCTCCGGCGGCAACCCGCCCACCTGCAAGGTCGTCGGCTGCTGGGTCGGCGAACCGGACGGCGCGAACCGGCAGATCGACCGGCTGGTGCGCGCGGCGGGCACCCGGCCGACCGGCCGGACCGTCGCCGCCAAGGACTACCTGGGCGCGATGAAGTTCATGGCGGGCTGCGCCAACGACACCGTCGCCCAGTGCCACCCCACCTGGGAAGGCGGGCGGTTGACCCGCACCGGCTTCGTCGCGACCTCCCGGATGCTCGGCCCCGGCCCGGTGGACCCGGCCCGGCTCACCGAGCTGATGACCGGCCGCACCGGCGTCGACCTGCTGCTCGACTCGCTCGGCGGCGCGGTCGCCGAACCCGCCCCCGACGCGACGGCCTTCCCGCACCGCGACTCGCTCGCCAGCGCCCAGGTCTACGCGGGCGCCACCCCCGCCACCGAGGACCGGGTCCGCGCCACCGTCGACGAGATCCGCGACGGCCTCGCCCGGCTCGGCGCCCCCGGCGCGTACGTCAACTACATCGACGCCACCCTGCCCGACTGGGGCCGCGCCTACTACGGTGCCAACCTGCCGCGGCTCCAGCGGACCGCCCGCCGCTACGACCCCGACGGGGTCTTCGCCTTCCCGCAGTCGGTCACGGCGGCCTGA
- a CDS encoding MFS transporter: MAGTTLPTPLYGLYQERIGFSELMVTVVFAVYALGVIGVLLLFGNVSDAVGRRPVLLCGLACAGASAVAFLAEQGLAWLFAGRLLSGFAAGLFTGTATAYVLELAPPEHRARAGFVATAANMGGLGCGPLLAGLLSQYAPGPLVLPFAVHLALLALSCAVTWALPETVDGARPLRTARPRRPALPAEVRGVFVPAAIAAFAGFSLLGVFTSVSPAFLAEDLGVRNHAAVGLIVAAAFFASTVGQLLVPRLGARRAIPLGCLVLIGGLGLLALSLATATLAPLVLAALVGGAGQGMALRGAVGEVADAAPARHRGGVLSALFVVAYLGISIPVIGVGLLSGPLGLADAGLVFTACMAALAAASGTFLLRRARSSPAT, encoded by the coding sequence ATGGCCGGCACCACGCTGCCCACCCCGCTGTACGGGCTGTACCAGGAGCGGATCGGGTTCTCCGAGCTGATGGTGACGGTGGTGTTCGCCGTCTACGCGCTCGGGGTGATCGGCGTGCTGCTGCTGTTCGGGAACGTCTCGGACGCGGTGGGCCGCCGCCCGGTGCTGCTGTGCGGGCTGGCCTGCGCGGGTGCCAGCGCGGTGGCCTTCCTGGCCGAGCAGGGACTGGCCTGGCTGTTCGCGGGCCGCCTGCTGTCGGGCTTCGCGGCGGGCCTGTTCACCGGCACCGCCACCGCGTACGTCCTGGAGCTGGCCCCGCCCGAACACCGGGCCCGGGCCGGTTTCGTGGCGACCGCCGCCAACATGGGCGGCCTGGGCTGCGGGCCGCTGCTGGCCGGGCTGCTCTCCCAGTACGCGCCGGGGCCGCTGGTCCTGCCGTTCGCCGTCCACCTGGCCCTGCTGGCGCTCTCCTGCGCGGTCACCTGGGCGCTGCCGGAGACCGTCGACGGGGCCCGCCCGCTGCGCACCGCTCGGCCCCGGCGGCCCGCGCTGCCGGCCGAGGTGCGCGGGGTGTTCGTGCCCGCCGCGATCGCCGCGTTCGCCGGGTTCTCGCTGCTGGGCGTGTTCACCTCGGTCAGCCCGGCCTTCCTCGCCGAGGACCTGGGGGTGCGCAACCACGCCGCGGTCGGCCTGATCGTCGCCGCCGCGTTCTTCGCCTCCACCGTCGGCCAGTTGCTGGTGCCCCGGCTCGGTGCCCGGCGGGCGATCCCGCTGGGCTGCCTGGTGCTGATCGGCGGCCTCGGCCTGCTCGCCCTCTCGCTCGCCACCGCCACCCTCGCCCCGCTGGTGCTGGCCGCCCTGGTCGGCGGCGCCGGGCAGGGCATGGCGCTGCGCGGCGCGGTCGGCGAGGTCGCGGACGCCGCCCCCGCCCGGCACCGGGGCGGCGTGCTCTCGGCCCTGTTCGTGGTCGCCTACCTGGGCATCTCCATCCCGGTGATCGGCGTCGGCCTGCTGTCCGGCCCGCTCGGCCTCGCCGACGCCGGGCTGGTCTTCACCGCCTGCATGGCCGCCCTCGCCGCCGCCTCCGGCACCTTCCTGCTGCGCCGCGCCCGCTCCTCCCCCGCTACCTGA
- a CDS encoding lipopolysaccharide assembly protein LapA domain-containing protein, producing MADNRNSADRPTSMTVGGRDVRIRTIAFLVLGVLAIWFIAVNTASVRIRLWIPTVTLPLWLVLLVTLLVGAALGELLARRRTRR from the coding sequence ATGGCTGACAACAGGAACAGTGCGGACCGGCCGACCTCGATGACGGTCGGCGGCCGCGACGTGCGCATCAGGACGATCGCCTTCCTGGTGCTCGGCGTACTGGCGATCTGGTTCATCGCGGTGAACACCGCCTCGGTGCGCATCCGGCTGTGGATTCCCACCGTCACCCTCCCGCTGTGGCTGGTCCTCCTGGTCACCCTGCTGGTCGGTGCCGCCCTCGGCGAACTGCTGGCTCGCCGCCGCACGAGGCGCTAG
- a CDS encoding response regulator transcription factor, producing MPVQYAWTLATGARAFHEAHGPAAALDRLGAAEAVARTHPALLVTEQVTRARAELSTDCRTAHPRGLLSDRELEIAELAATGLRTREIAERLFLSPRTVETHLSRVYRKLDVPSRLALSDLLRRTG from the coding sequence ATGCCGGTGCAGTACGCCTGGACGCTGGCGACCGGCGCCCGCGCCTTTCACGAGGCGCACGGCCCGGCCGCGGCCCTCGACCGCCTGGGCGCGGCCGAGGCGGTCGCCCGGACGCACCCGGCACTGCTCGTGACGGAGCAGGTGACCCGCGCCCGCGCCGAACTGTCGACGGACTGCCGCACCGCGCACCCGCGCGGCCTGCTCAGCGACCGCGAACTGGAGATCGCCGAGCTGGCCGCGACGGGGCTGCGTACCCGCGAGATCGCCGAGCGGCTCTTCCTCAGCCCCCGCACGGTGGAGACCCACCTGTCCCGCGTCTACCGCAAACTCGACGTCCCGTCCCGGCTCGCCCTGTCCGACCTCCTGCGCCGGACCGGGTGA
- a CDS encoding DUF6426 family protein, producing MVTGTATPAPAPADPAIPGNTGAVGGGGEDSTPGAVLYRLGKLWEKHENCYRNGNSMPYKVSETVKYDVTYQVSTNISAKAVDVLTATIGTQLNTTISRSQTVDFTLNPGESWSLFVEYADQRLPDHDLRLLEPLVQDRVRERHGPTGVVTPRPC from the coding sequence GTGGTCACCGGCACCGCCACGCCCGCCCCCGCACCGGCCGACCCGGCCATCCCCGGCAACACCGGAGCCGTCGGCGGGGGCGGCGAGGACAGCACCCCGGGCGCGGTGCTGTACCGGCTCGGGAAGCTCTGGGAGAAGCACGAGAACTGCTACCGCAACGGCAACTCCATGCCGTACAAGGTGTCGGAGACCGTCAAGTACGACGTCACCTACCAGGTCAGCACCAACATCTCGGCGAAGGCGGTCGACGTGCTCACCGCCACGATCGGCACCCAGCTCAACACCACGATCAGCCGCAGCCAGACCGTCGACTTCACCCTCAACCCGGGCGAGAGCTGGTCGCTGTTCGTCGAGTACGCAGACCAACGTCTACCGGATCACGACCTTCGACTACTGGAGCCTCTCGTACAAGATCGAGTTCGTGAACGTCACGGCCCGACCGGCGTCGTGACCCCGCGCCCCTGCTGA
- the cas3 gene encoding CRISPR-associated helicase Cas3': MLVESAETWRPDLEVEVRVLDEPVTDPGGQDPSGPTAEAVAEYLGDQLADGGCALVIRNTVDRAQHTFEALRAKFADQEVHLLHGRLHVGHRADRTAAVLGALGRRDDGRPRPRRMVVVATQLAEQSFDVDADLLVTDLAPIDLLLQRIGRLHRHDGNPRPPRLARPTVVVTGLRRAGGGVPWLLPAAERIYGRCPLLRTAAEVITADGGGWSIPGRVPELVARVYGTDRMVPQEWADEESAARKTWIEDRRGRREAAAPFLLTRAGEHGQPTLEGLHYAGRGTLRDGQLEALVRDGDPSTEVLLVRRVGGGYRTMTGRALGPNGETAADLLDDVLIGTVRLPAKLTEAVKRHGLGPLPGWRDHPWLRYGRALELDERDEAQLDGCRIRYDSRLGLVVTGRP; the protein is encoded by the coding sequence GTGCTGGTGGAGAGCGCGGAGACCTGGCGGCCCGACCTGGAGGTCGAGGTGCGCGTCCTCGACGAACCGGTGACCGATCCGGGGGGCCAGGACCCGTCAGGTCCGACCGCCGAGGCCGTTGCGGAGTACCTGGGGGATCAACTCGCCGACGGTGGCTGCGCATTGGTCATCCGCAACACCGTCGACCGGGCCCAGCACACCTTCGAGGCGCTACGTGCGAAGTTCGCCGACCAAGAGGTGCACCTGCTGCACGGCCGGCTCCACGTCGGGCACCGTGCCGACCGCACCGCGGCGGTGCTGGGGGCGCTCGGTCGGCGTGACGACGGCCGGCCGCGTCCCCGGCGGATGGTGGTCGTCGCCACGCAGCTCGCCGAGCAGTCCTTCGACGTCGACGCGGACCTGCTGGTCACGGACCTCGCGCCGATCGACCTGCTGTTGCAGCGCATCGGCCGTCTCCACCGCCACGACGGCAACCCGCGCCCGCCCCGACTCGCGCGTCCGACGGTCGTCGTGACGGGGCTGCGCCGGGCAGGCGGCGGAGTCCCGTGGCTGCTCCCGGCCGCGGAGCGGATCTACGGGCGCTGCCCGCTGCTCCGCACGGCGGCCGAGGTGATCACGGCCGACGGCGGCGGGTGGAGCATCCCGGGCCGGGTCCCGGAGTTGGTCGCCCGGGTCTACGGCACCGATCGGATGGTCCCGCAGGAGTGGGCCGACGAGGAGTCGGCGGCGCGGAAGACCTGGATCGAGGACCGGCGCGGGCGCCGGGAGGCAGCCGCGCCGTTCCTGCTCACCCGGGCGGGTGAACACGGTCAGCCGACCTTGGAAGGGCTCCACTACGCGGGCCGGGGCACACTGCGTGACGGGCAGTTGGAAGCCCTGGTCAGGGACGGCGATCCGAGCACGGAAGTGCTCCTGGTCCGCCGGGTCGGTGGTGGCTATCGCACCATGACCGGCCGGGCGCTGGGCCCGAACGGCGAGACCGCGGCCGACCTGCTGGACGACGTACTCATCGGCACCGTCCGGCTCCCGGCCAAGCTCACCGAGGCGGTGAAGCGGCACGGCCTCGGTCCGTTGCCGGGTTGGCGTGACCATCCCTGGCTGCGCTACGGCAGGGCGCTGGAGCTGGACGAACGGGACGAGGCGCAGCTCGACGGCTGTCGGATTCGGTACGACAGCCGGCTCGGCCTGGTCGTGACCGGCCGCCCATAG